From the Capnocytophaga sp. oral taxon 878 genome, the window AAATCCTACTATTAAAGGTAAAGGCGCTTCTATCGAAGTTTATTTCTTTGATTTTAAAGCAGATCTTTACGGGCAACAACTTACTATTGAGTTTATACAATACTTGCGTCCTGAACAAAAGTTTGATTCAGTTGAACTTCTTAAAAAACAATTAAATGATGACGAAACAGCAGCTCGCAAAGCAATTGCGCTATGATAAAGCCTATATGCGTATGGCTATGGAATGGGCTAAACTATCCTACTCTAAGCGCAAACAAGTAGGTGCTATTATGGTAAAAGACCGTATGATTATCTCGGATGGTTATAATGGAGCACCTACAGGATTTGATAATTGTTGTGAAGATGAGGAAGGTAATACTCATTGGTATGTGCTTCATGCAGAAGCTAATGCCATTATGAAGGTAGCTGCCTCCACACAATCTTCTGAAGGAGCTACTCTTTATATTACAATGTCTCCTTGTAAAGAATGTAGTAAGCTCATTTACCAATCAGGAGTTAAGAGAGTGGTTTATTTAGAAGGTTATCGTGATAATGAAGGATTGGCATTTCTTGAAAAAGCAGGTGTTGAGGTAGTACATCTTACAGAAGTATAATAAAAAAGAAAAAAGAGGTTGTTTTAAACAACCTCTTTTTTTATACTTTTAGTAATTTAAATCTTAAAAGTAAGCATTCAAAGTAGCAGAAAGAATACCAACACCTCCTAAGTCGAAGCCAAATCTACTTGCTTTAGTAGCGCTATTATTTACATAAGTAAGAGCTACACCATAAGTGTACTGAGCTCCTAAAGCTACTTTAGGGAAAATGAAGTACTCAACGCCAGCAAAGCCTTGTGCACCAACACCAAAACCAAATTGTTTTTCAGCAGGAATAGAAAAACCTACTAAAGCATCAGCACCATAGTAACCTTGTAGACGGGTAGTGCCTTTTCTCCACTCTTTACCATAACCAGCAGTTAGACCAAAACCAGTTGTAGAAGCGCTAGGAGCGTCACCTACTTTGCTGCTTGCGATGTTTAGGTTAAAGCTTGCGATGTAACGAGTTGCTTTGTTGTCAGTGTCAAATTTCTTACCAACAAAATTGATACTGTTGGTAGAAGAAATAACACCTTGGCTCAAGTCTAGTAAGTTTGCGTTAGCATTGAAAAGATTATTTCCGCTGTTAGTTGCACTTCCATTGAAAGCTTGTCCTAAGTAAGTTAAAGCATTTCCAACGTTAAAACCAATTGACCAATCACCTTGTTTAGGTAGGTATTGTTCTCCTTTAGAAGAAACTAAATCTTGTGCTGAAGCAGCACCAAAAGCAAAAACTGCTACTAATGATAGAATAATTTTTTTCATTTGATAAATGTTTTTTTTATTATACGCCGCAAAAGTAACCTATTTTAATGTAACTACCAAATAAATTGCGTTTTTTTTTTCGTCTAATAGGCTTTTGCAAATAATACACGTCGTTTGGAAGGTTTCCCTGAATACATACAAACTCCAGCTTCTTCCTTGCTATCCAAAGGGATACAACGTATGGTTGCTTTGGTTTCTTCTTTTATAAGGGCTTCTGTTTCGGGGGTGCCATCCCAGTGAGCAGAGAAAAATCCACCTTTGGTTTCCAATAATTCTTTGAACTCAGTATAGCTGTTTACCTCTGTAATATGGCTATTACGGTATGCTAAGGCCTTGTTATATATATTTGCTTGAATGTCTTTTAATAGCTGTTGGATATGAGCTACTATTTGATCACCTGCTATGGTTTCTTTAGTAAGAGTGTCTCGGCGGGCTACTTCAAAGGTATTGTTCTCTATATCACGTTGCCCTACAGCTAAACGTACTGGTACGCCTTTTAACTCATACTCGTGGAACTTAAATCCAGGAGACTGAGTGTCACGATCATCAAACTTGACACTAATACCTTGTTTTTTAAGTTCTTCAACTAAAGGTTGTATATGGGTGCGTACATTTTCTAGTTGTGTTTCTCCTTTGTAGATAGGTACTATTACCACTTGTATAGGCGCTAAGTTAGGAGGTAAAACTAATCCGTTATCATCACTATGGGTCATAATGAGCGCACCCATTAGGCGGGTAGATACACCCCAAGAACTTGCCCATACATATTCTTGTTTACCTTCCTTAGTAGTATATTTTACTTCAAAAGCTTTAGCAAAGTTTTGTCCTAAAAAGTGTGAAGTACCAGCTTGTAGAGCCTTGCCATCTTGCATTAGTGCTTCAATACAGAAAGTTTCATCAGCTCCTGCAAAGCGCTCGCTCTCTGTTTTTAGTCCTTTAATTACAGGTACAGCCATAAAGTTTTCAACAAAGGTAGCATATACATTCATCATTTTTTCTGACTCTTCTATAGCTTCCGCTTTGGTAGCGTGAGCAGTGTGCCCTTCTTGCCACAAGAACTCAGCAGTACGCAAAAACAAACGAGTACGCATCTCCCAGCGCACTACATTTGCCCATTGGTTAATGAGTATTGGCAAATCGCGGTATGATTGTATCCAGTTTTTATAAGTACTCCAGATAATAGCCTCTGAGGTAGGGCGTACAATTAGCTCTTCTTCTAATTTAGCTTCGGGGTCTACCATTAACTTACCCTTTTCATTAGGGTCTGTTTTAAGGCGGTAGTGAGTTACTACGGCACATTCTTTGGCAAAGCCTTCTGCATTTTGCTCTTCAGCTTCAAAGTAACTTTTGGGTACGAATAGAGGGAAATAAGCATTGGTATGACCTGTTTCCTTGAACATACGGTCTAACTCAGCCTGCATTTTTTCCCAAATAGCATAGCCGTAAGGTTTGATTACCATACAGCCGCGCACGCCTGAATTTTCGGCTAAATCAGCTTTTACTACTAATTCGTTATACCATTTGGAATAGTCTTCACTTCGCGATGTAAGATTCTTGCTCATATATTTCTTTTATTTCTATACTCTTTTATTGGTTCGTGCAGTTTTTTTTACTGCTTTAGTTGTTCTTTGTTCTTTGGTGTGATAGTAGTGCAAGCACTCATTAATGTAGAAATCACTCTGATTACGTATCAGTCCTGCTACATTATTATTAAACCATATTTCGGCTAGGCTAGCTTTTAAGTATTTGGCTACTTCATTGCTGTTTTTTCTGAAATCAATATTAATACGTCTGCTCTTTAAGAACTTAGCAAAAGCACTTATCATTTCTTTAGGCACTTTGTAGTCATTAATGAAAGCCGATTTGTGAGGGCGACTATTTAGCGCAGGGTGCTTATCTAAATACTCAAACAAAAAGAAGTTAGTAAGACCTGAGGTAAGGACTTCATTTACCAAGTAAGTTTCGGGCTTCATATCTGCAGGTATATACACATCAGGATAAATACCCCCGCCGCCATATACTATTTTTCCTTTAGGGGTCATAAATTTAAGCGAGTCGGGTACAGTAGCGTTATCTATCTGGAAACTTCTCCGTCCTAAGCTATAAGGTTTTTGTATAGAACGCCCAGTAGGAGTGTAGTAACGTGCTGTAGTAAGCCTTACAGCTGAGCCATCGGGCAAGGGCATTTCACTTTGTACTAATCCTTTACCAAAAGTACGTCTGCCTACTATCACGCCGCGGTCGTTATCTTGCAAAGCACCTGCTACAATTTCACTAGCTGAGGCAGTGTTTTCATTGACCAAAATGAAAACAGGTTTGTCTTCAAAAAGTCCACCATCAGTAGAGTAGGTTTCTTCTATCTCCTTACGATTGTTTTTAGTAAATACAATCATTTTGTTTTTGGGAAGGAACTCATCGGCTATTTGTATGCCTACATTTAGGAAGCCTCCAACATTGTTACGCAAATCAAGTACTAAGCTGTTAATACCTTCCTTTTCAAGTGCTTTTAGGGTACTTGTAAACTCACTTACTGTAGTTTCGGCAAAGCGGTTCAAGCGAATATACCCCAAAGTGTCATTCACTTTGTAAAAGCAATCAATACTCTTGATAGGGATGAATTTCCTTTCAATAGGTACTTTAAAAATGCTATCAGTGCGTTTGCGGTAAATAGTCAAATCGACACGTGATTCCATTTCGCCTTTTAGGATATTCTTTATTTTATCAGTGCTTAAACGTTTTTTGTAAAGGGTATCATTATCAGCCATTAAAATACGATCGCCAAAACGTATGCCTTTACGCATAGCATCACTACCCTCAATAGGGCGAATTACGGCTATTGTATCTTTATATATATAGAAACTGATACCTACCCCTACAAACTTGCCGCTCATTGTTTCGGCTACTTCTTGTATGTCGGACCTAGCTATGTAGGTGGAATGTGGGTCTAACTTGCGCAGTATGCTGTTGATAGTTAAATCAACAATACTGTCGGTATTTACATTGTCCACATAATCTTCTTCTATATAGTCAATTAGTCTGCCGAGTTTTACTTTATAAGGGTTCTCGGGTATAGTATCATTACTTACTATAGGCAATGGTACTGGAGGCGGAGGCTTTGGGATATAGAAATTAGCCAATAGCCTTCCTAATATGACTCCAAAAGCTAATGCTAAACCGATAAAAGTGGGAAGTATGTAGTACTTGTTTTTCATTTATTGTTTTATTTGCGAAAAGCACTTACTCCGCTTCGCAGCCAAGTGCTAAACTTATCTACAGCAGGTGTATAGCCTACTGGGTCTACTAAGTTTTGCTCGTCGTGCCCCATTAGCACGTATAGGGGTTGTGAGTTGGATTGGTAACGCAAGGCTTGGAACTCACTCCATTTTTGTCCTACTGTTTTTATCATTTTTCCTTCTCGTATTTTGGAAGGTTTTACTTCGTTTTCGGGTAGTTCATTCTTATCGTCCACTAATAGAGAGATGAGTACTACTTCATTTTTTAAGATGTTCAGTACTTCGGGTTTGCCCCATACATTATCTTCCATCTTGCGGCAGTTCACACATGACCTACCAGTAAAGTCTAATAACACAGGTTTGCCTACCTGCTTGGCGTACTCCAATCCTTGTTGGTAATCATCAAAGGTTACAATGTCATAGGGTTGGAATAAGTGAGCGCCTTGTGGCAATTCGGTAAAGGGGGTAGCGGTAGCGGCAGTATTGCCTTTGTGCCCCACACCATAAGGAGATTCACTGTAATGTTGTGGAGGAGGGAACCCGCTGATGATACTTAAAGGGGCACCCCATAAACCAGGGATGAGATAAACAGTAAAAGATAAGCTTACTAAACCGAGCAATAGTCTGCCTACTGAAATACGGTCGGTAGCATCGTCGTGAGGTAGGCGTATTTTGCCAAAAAGGTAGAGAGATAAAGCTCCAAAAACGGCAATCCATATAGCGATGAACACCTCACGCTCTAACCAATGTAAATCCCAAACCAAATCGGCTATGGAGAGAAATTTGAATGCTAAAGCCAATTCTAAAAATCCTAATACTACTTTCACAGTATTCATCCAACCGCCTGATTTTGGCAAGGAGTGTAACCAACCTGGGAAAGCAGCGAACAAGGCAAAAGGTAAAGCTATTGCCAATGAGAAGCCTAACATACCCATAATAGGAGCTATCCCCCCTTGTGAGGCAGCTTGTACTAATAAAGAACCTACTATAGGCCCTGTACAGGAGAATGATACGATGGCTAAAGCTAAAGCCATAAAGAAGATGCCGATGAAGCCACTGCGATCGGCTTGGGCATCAATTTTAGTACTCCACGAGCTAGGCAAGGTAATTTCAAATGCTCCTAAAAATGAGATAGCAAAAACTACTAAAATAAGGAAGAATATGAAGTTGAACCAAAAATTACTTGCCATAGCATTTAAGGCATCTGAACCAAAAACGGCTGTAATTACTGACCCTAACAATACATAAATTACAATGATAGATATACCATAACTTACAGCATTCTTAATACCAGCAGCTTTTGATTTACTCTGCTTGGTAAAGTAGCTCACCGTCATTGGTATCATAGGGAATACGCAAGGAGTAAGCAGAGCTGCAAAACCAGAAAGGAATGACAAGAAAAATATGCTCCAAATACCTTGGTTATGAATAGGGGTAGTGCTAGGAGCTTTGGTAGTTGTACTTGCGCTAACTGTAGTGGCTGTAGTAGCAGTAGCTACACTATTATTGCCCGCCCCAAAAGTAAACTGAGGGGTAACTCCTGTAGAACTAGTGTTGCCAATTAAAAACTCCAGATCGGCAGTATCGGGGGGGAGGCAGTTACTGTCATTACAGCACATAAACTCTACCGTAGCCTTTACAGTCTGTATAGGATTAAGTACTTTTATGCGTTGCTTAAATGTTGCTTTGTTGTAAAAATAAGCTATTTCCATAGCAAATACCTTATCCTGTTTTACTATGGGTTGTGATTCTTCTGTTTTTCCTATCAGTTCAAAATCGGCTGATTTGGCATACTCAAAAGTAGTAGGAACAGGCCCATTGGGCGGGATATTCTGCCCATATAACTTCCACCCAGCCTCAATAGTAGCTGTGGTGATAAGGGTATACTCTTGGTCGTTAATTTTTTCAACCGCTGTAGTCCATTTTACAGGGTTGTGTATTTGGGCGCTGGCTATTGCAGCCAAAAATACTAATGCCAGTGTAAGTATTTTTTTCATATATATCTGTTATTTTTTATAGTGATGTGTCTGTTTTAGGGCGCAAAAGTACAAATTAATTATCAATAATCAATTAACAACTAATAATAAATTAGGTTGGGTGTACGAAAGGTACTTTCTGTGCTTAAAGGCATAAAAATTATCTTTATACTTGCCTTATACAAAGCTTTCATAACGAACACAATAAGTAAGATTATGTGCTTAACTATGTTAATGACTGAATGAAGGATAGCTGGGGACTAATACCTGCCTACTACCTCATTAGAAATCTCTTAAGTCTTCAAATATATCTTCTATTTCGTTTACTGATAAGGGAGTAAGCTCTGCTAAGATTTTGAAAGCCTCCCAAATTTCCTCTCTTTCCAAAGTGTCGATATGATGTTTCTTATCAATCTCATTGAAAATGGCTATGAAATTTTGCAATGTAGTTACAGCTTCGTCCTTATTCTTATTACCTGATAGTTTTTTGTAAGCATCAGTATATGCCTTCATAGTTTTTTTGGCTACCGAAGGTTTAGTCCCCTCTCTGCCATCCCAATTTCTTAAAGGATTATCTAAGTTGGCTTTTATCCATTCATCAGTACGGGCTTGCTTAATATCCAGCTCATCAATGCCTTTAAACTCTTTTTTAACCTTATCGGCTACTACTTTGGGTACAGACCATAAGCTTATAGATCTCAAATTAGGCATTTCGGTTTTCTTTACAAAGCTATCAAAATCATAAAGATCGGACAGCCAAACTGACTCCAAGTGCTGTAACTTAGCCAAAGCCTCTATATTTCTTAAAGAAGCATTCTGTCCGTTAATCTTTAGGAATTCTAAGTTAGGGAATGTGTTGGCTATTTCGGCTATATCTACACTATAATTTTTATCAGAAAATATACTGAGTGATCTAACTTCTCGAAGTCCTTTGAACTTTAGATACCCACTATTAAAATTTGATAAGCCAAGGTGCAAAAGTTCTCCCTCAAAAGGACATACAATTTCTTTGATTGTTGAAAAATCACCAAGTGTATAAAGCGTTTGTATATAGCGGTTTAGCACTATTTTTTCTATATGACTATCTCGTATGACTATCTCGTCTATGCCACTTGCTGAAATATCAACAATTGCCTCATCGACTTCTTCAAGTTCTAACTTACTTACTTGTTGGTTTTCTTTTAGGAAAGACTGTAATTGAGCATCAAAAATACAACTTTTAACCTCATAGGCAAGAGGCTTTTCTTGTAATAAGGAAGTGTAAAAATCCTTATTCTCACTACGAGTAATCTTTATAGTTTTGTCTCGAGGGCTCTGTTCTTTAAAGCTCTTTTTAAAAGCATCAGGCAATTGATTCCATTGGTATTGCAAAGAAAATTGCTCTATACCAAAGGTACTTAAATGCTCATTAGTAGGGGTGTCAATAGGTGTACTATTGCCTATAAAAATAGGATTGAAAGCCCATAACTCACCTGTGTAGAGGTAAAAATTTGTTGTATTCCAATAGTGGTGGTCTAAAACAAAAGGTTTAGCCCTTTTTAAAGCATCAAGTGTGGGAACTTCTTTGCTGAAAATATCTAAAAGAACAGCAATGGTTCCTCTGCTATCATCTTTTACAACTATTTGTGCTGACACATAAAAATCCCATCTCTTTAAGTAGAGGGAATATATATCACCTATTTCTGGTTTCTTTGTATTTTCCATATCAATGTATTAAAGGGAAAGCCTTGCCATATAGAACCCATCATATCCTGATTGGTGTGCTAATATAATCTCTTCAGCCTCTAACTTAAAATCTTTGCCAGCCTCTGAAGCTAAAAAGGCAGCTACTTGTTTTTGGTTTTCACTTGGCAATATTGAGCAAGTAGCATATACGAGCTTACCACCTTTTTTAAGGAGCTTACTGTACTGTTGTAATATTTCTTGCTGGGTAGCGTGTATCTCATCGAGAAACTCGGGGCGCAATTTCCACTTGGCATCGGGGTTGCGGCGTAGTACCCCTAACCCGCTACAAGGGGCATCGATAAGTACCCTATCGGCAGTGCCTTGCATACGCTTGAGTTGCTTAGGATCTATCAGTTTGGTTTCGACATTGTAGATGTTATTGCGACGGGCACGGCGCTTGAGTTCTTGTAGTTTTTGCTCATAAATGTCCATCGCTATAATCTGCCCTTTGTTTTGCATCAGAGTAGCTAAGTGTAGGGTTTTGCCTCCTGCCCCTGCACAAGTATCGATAACACGTTTCACACTGCTATCAATGAGCATAAAGGGGGCTACTTTTTGAGAAGAAGCGTCTTGCACCTCGAACAAGCCATCATTAAAGGCTTGAGTTTTGAATACGTTACCACGTTCGGCCAGCTGTAAGGCATCGGGGTAGTTATGTAGAGGGAAGCTATCATACCCCTCTTGTTTTAGGAATATTTGTAGACGCTCTTTGTTTGTTTTTAGGGTATTAACGCGCAATACCACAGGGGCTAACTGGTTAAGGGCGTGTAATTCATTAGTCCATAAGGTTTCGCCCAGCTCGGCAGCACCTAAATCATCTAACCAATCGGGTACGGACTCGCGCAGTTTTCTTGTTTTGGAGAGTTCGTCAAAGCGCCCCTTAATACGCCTTAGGGGAGTATCTTCAAAATAGTTACCCCAATCGGGCAAGGAGATACCTTTAAGGGTAGCCCATACGGCAAATAGGCGGCGCAGTTTGTGTACATTATAGGGGGAATGAACTTCGGCTATTTCGGCATAAAGGCGTTTCCAGCGGACTATGTCATACATAGTTTCGGCAATAAAGGCTCTGTCGCGGGCGCCCCAACGCTTGTCTTTTTTGAGTTGTTTTTCAACAACTTTATCGGCGTACTGGCCATCGTTAAAGATGAAGGAAAGCCCCTCGATGAGGGCATCGACTAAGTTTCTGTGTAATTTCATTCAATTAAAGCCGTAGCACGGCAGGCGTTTTATTATACCAAAAATGAGACGGCGCATTTTTCATCGCCGTCTCTTCTTATTTATTATCTGTTATTTGCTTAAAACAATTGAGCTGTGAAGGTAAGCAAGAAGTTACCATACTTAGAATTGATTTTTGCGTTATCGGTAAGGACTGTTTCGTACATTTGGAATAGGTTGGTTTGTTTAGCTATATCATAAGAGAGGTCTAAACGTATGCCACCTAAACTAACCCCGCCACCAAAAGAGTAGCCATTCAAATCGCCTACGGTAGCGATGGCTTTGCGGTATGGGCTTTGCTCATAACGATATCCGGCACGAAGGCTTACAAAGTTTTTAGAAGAAGGTTCTTCTTTTAATAATTTGAATGGGATACGATATTCGGCACCTAAGCGTAGGGTAGAGGTATCGCCTAACTCATTTTGGATAATGTTGTTTTCAGCTTGCATATTAGCGCTTCGGAACTTTAAATTGTCATAAGCCCTATATGTATAATCGGCACTAAGTATAGCTCTTTTTTTAATGATGTATGCTGCACTGGCTGTCCAAGCACTTGGAGTACGGAACTTATATTCACGTTCGTACCAAATAGGGTCGTTGTATCGGTTAACGAGTTCTATATCACTATTGTACTCTTTGCCAGAGGCTACTACTGTGCCATAAAGTACTTGGCGAGATTCTTCTTTAAGACTGTACCAAGTGGGTGATTGATAACTTACCCCTACGCGGAAATCGTCATTTACTTTGATAATACTACCGAGTTGTAAAGAAAATCCTTCGCCTGTGGTGTTGATGTACTGCTTATGATTGGCATAAGTTAGGAAAGGGTTGGTGCCTTGGAAGTTATCGTCTTTGACGCTATACAAGGCTTTTTCATTGATATTATGCCCGTTTAGGTTTAAGCCAAGGTAAATATAATCACCTAACTGAGAGGAGATGTTAAAGTTGTACTTATTTACATAGCCAGTACGATCGACCCTGTAAGTTTCTAAACGCTCCAAGTTATTACCACTTACATCATAACTGGTGTTATTGGGGGTGGTATTTGAAGGGGTGATAAGGTTTGCCATCATACCCAAGTATGCCATTTGAGCGGCATAACCATTTGTACGTCCTAATCTGGCATAGTATTCACCTATTTCCTGTTGTTGATACTCGGGCTTATAATTATATCCAGTGGCAAAAGTATCAAAGGAGAAAGGATTACCTGCATTGCCTTGAGTGGCATAGTAGGAGAAGTAGTTATCCAAGCCTTTGTTAGTAAAAGCGGAATAGCTAAACTTATCGTTATCCAATGTTTTGCTTAAAAGGTAATTAAAGCCTAAGCTAATTTTTTTGACAGTAGGAGAGACATCGGTGATAGGAATTACGAAGCCAAAGTGATTTACATTAAAATCATTATTGGTGATGGTGTTATTTCTATCAAAGAAAGTGATATCTCTTTTTTGGCGATTGCTATTGAGAGAGACTGATATTTCGGAAGTGTTAAATACGGCACTTCCTGCTGGGTTGATGTTAAAGGCAGACAAATCGCCTCCTAATGCTCCGAAGGCACCGCTCATTCCTTTAAAGCGAGCTGTACCGGTGAGTTCTTCGGTGCTGTAGCGCATTGCATCGTTATAGTTTTGAGCTTGTATGCTTGCGCTTACTAACAAAGTACTCCAAAATAAAATATATTTGACTTTTCTCATATTATTCGGTGTTTAATCACGGTTAGAACTTTTGTAACCCCCTCCTCCGTTGGAAGAGCCGCTATTACTGCTGCCGCTACTGTAATTTCCGCCTGAGTTACCATAGTTTGAGCTTCGGCCTGAGTCGGAATGTGAATTGCTTGATTCATATTGACGTCTTAGCTCATAGCCAGAAGGCTGTTGCTGTCTTGAATAGTTGTTGTTATTGTAATTATTGTTGTTATAGCCTGAGCGGTTATAGTTGCCCCTGTTGTAATCATTATATCGGTTAGGGTCGCCACGGCGGTTATCGTCTCTGATGATAGCGCGGCCGCGAGAGCCACCATACTCGGAGCTATAAGAGCGCCCAGGTTCATAATAATAATCTCTTACCCGAGGGCGGTAATAGTAGTAATCGTCGTAATAGTAATATCCTCGGTAGGGGTAATAGCCATAGCCGTAATAGTATGGGCTATAGTAGTATGGGTTATAGCCATAGTATGGATTATAGCCATAGTATGGGTTATAGCCATAAGGGCGATAGTAGTAATTATCCCAATAAGGGTCGTAATAACTGTTGTAATAGTTAGCCCAGCCCCAGCCTAATTGGATACTAAAGTGAGAGCGATTACGGTAATAGAAAGGGTCGTCATAATATCCCCAGCCGTAGTAGGGGGAAGCCCAAGGACTTCTGTTGTACACATTGACATTGACTTGCCCTTGGTTGGAGCCCCAACTGCCATAGGAAGGGGTGTTACCACCTGTATAGGCTTGAGAGCGATAGCTATTCACATCGGTGAAATGTGAGAAGGTAGTATCGGGTTTTTGCTTGTACTGTTCTGCTTTTTCGCTAAAATAGTCCTTATACTTGTTGGGGGTAGAGGAGTAGAAATTCTCGACATAATAGCGGTCGGCTACGGGGTTTTCGACAATCTCGAGATACGCAGGGCGTTCGGGGATAGGGTCGCCGTAGATGCCGTCGGAGTAATAATAATAGCCTCCGCAAGACACTAATGCTAATGGCAGTGCTGCCAAAAAGGCAGCTCGCATCATTATTTTGCTGATAGTTAAAAGTTTTTTCATAGTAATAATTTTTTAGGTGTTAGTTGTTGGGTGTGAGGTATCGGGGTGAGATATATGCCCTGATAGCTATTGTGCACACAACGTTCGTATTGTTTTTGGGGTGTTAGGTTTTGGGTTTCAGGTTTTGGGGTGAGATGCGCCACTGAGTACCTGCCTGCTAATACCTTATAAAATAAAGCACAATTATTGTGCCAAAGTTTAGGTAGGCAGGGGCTAAGGCTTAAGGGCTAAGAGGGAGAGGCGAAAGAGAAAAAAGCAATGTTATGGGAAAATTGTTGCGGAAAATGTAAAATAAGTGATGAATGGGGAATGATTGAAAATCAGGAGGGTTACGTTTATCCTTCGTTTATAGTTCGTTTATAGTTCGTTATTAGTTCGATCAAACTGGGGTGATAATTGGGGTGTATTTTGATTGAGATAAAAATTAGTTGTTTGGTTTTTAGTGGGTTGTGTTTTTGTAGAAAGAGGAAGGGTATGGGGATAGATTTTTGACAAATCGGCAATAAAAATAGGAAAAGATTGAGAAAATGATATTAAACAGGAGGTAGGGGAGAGGAGGGTGGTTGTAGGGGGGTAGGGAGGGGAGTTTGGCATATTATTTGAGTTTTGTTTTTGGAAACAAAACAAATAAATATACATTATTATGAAACATTGGTTTATACTTTTTTCACTGCTTACAACTGTGGCAGTAGCGCAAAGCCCCTCGGTAACAGTAGTGGGTGAAGGGGTGGTATATGTAACTCCTGATGTGGTAAATATATCGGTAAGTGTAGAGCACGAAGGGGATGACCCTAAAATACTACGAGAACGCAATGCTGCTACAGTGGCTAAAGTGCTTGAAATACTAAGCAAAGAGAAGCTGCCCAAAAGCAGTTACAAGACGACTTATATATCATTACACAAAAATTATAACTACAATTACAACGAGAGTAATGATGCGAAAAAGACGAATTATCACATTTCACAAGAAATACAAATTAGGATAGATGACCTGACAAAATATGAAACCCTGATGGAAAAGATTTTTGAAGCAGGAGTGAATAATATTAATAATGTGAGTTTTGATGTGAAAAATAGGGATAAACACACGCAAGAGGCACGCCTATTGGCAGTGGGAGATGCGAAAGCGAAGGCTACTTTATACGCTTCGGCACTAAATCAAAGCATAGGGAAGGCTATCCAGATAAAAGAAGGGGCTTCCTATTCGGGAATGACGACAGCTAATTTTCAGATTAGAGGGGCAGCTCCTAAAAATGCGCCTAGTATAGCTGAAGGCTCTATGACAGTGAGGGCGCAAGTAACAATAGATTTTGAATTGAAATAAAGTTAGAGAATATGAGTGTACAAGAAATTATAGCTTATGGCTTAGTAATTGTAGCTGTTGTTTTTTTGGTTAAAAAACTGTTTTTCAGTAGAAAAAATAAGAGTTGTAACGGGGGTACAGGCTGTAAATGTGGGTAATATGCTTTTAGACAAATTTGTCAGTTATCAAATTTTTCGTACTTTTGCGCCCT encodes:
- a CDS encoding dCMP deaminase family protein, giving the protein MTKQQLAKQLRYDKAYMRMAMEWAKLSYSKRKQVGAIMVKDRMIISDGYNGAPTGFDNCCEDEEGNTHWYVLHAEANAIMKVAASTQSSEGATLYITMSPCKECSKLIYQSGVKRVVYLEGYRDNEGLAFLEKAGVEVVHLTEV
- the proS gene encoding proline--tRNA ligase, which gives rise to MSKNLTSRSEDYSKWYNELVVKADLAENSGVRGCMVIKPYGYAIWEKMQAELDRMFKETGHTNAYFPLFVPKSYFEAEEQNAEGFAKECAVVTHYRLKTDPNEKGKLMVDPEAKLEEELIVRPTSEAIIWSTYKNWIQSYRDLPILINQWANVVRWEMRTRLFLRTAEFLWQEGHTAHATKAEAIEESEKMMNVYATFVENFMAVPVIKGLKTESERFAGADETFCIEALMQDGKALQAGTSHFLGQNFAKAFEVKYTTKEGKQEYVWASSWGVSTRLMGALIMTHSDDNGLVLPPNLAPIQVVIVPIYKGETQLENVRTHIQPLVEELKKQGISVKFDDRDTQSPGFKFHEYELKGVPVRLAVGQRDIENNTFEVARRDTLTKETIAGDQIVAHIQQLLKDIQANIYNKALAYRNSHITEVNSYTEFKELLETKGGFFSAHWDGTPETEALIKEETKATIRCIPLDSKEEAGVCMYSGKPSKRRVLFAKAY
- a CDS encoding S41 family peptidase yields the protein MKNKYYILPTFIGLALAFGVILGRLLANFYIPKPPPPVPLPIVSNDTIPENPYKVKLGRLIDYIEEDYVDNVNTDSIVDLTINSILRKLDPHSTYIARSDIQEVAETMSGKFVGVGISFYIYKDTIAVIRPIEGSDAMRKGIRFGDRILMADNDTLYKKRLSTDKIKNILKGEMESRVDLTIYRKRTDSIFKVPIERKFIPIKSIDCFYKVNDTLGYIRLNRFAETTVSEFTSTLKALEKEGINSLVLDLRNNVGGFLNVGIQIADEFLPKNKMIVFTKNNRKEIEETYSTDGGLFEDKPVFILVNENTASASEIVAGALQDNDRGVIVGRRTFGKGLVQSEMPLPDGSAVRLTTARYYTPTGRSIQKPYSLGRRSFQIDNATVPDSLKFMTPKGKIVYGGGGIYPDVYIPADMKPETYLVNEVLTSGLTNFFLFEYLDKHPALNSRPHKSAFINDYKVPKEMISAFAKFLKSRRINIDFRKNSNEVAKYLKASLAEIWFNNNVAGLIRNQSDFYINECLHYYHTKEQRTTKAVKKTARTNKRV
- a CDS encoding cytochrome c biogenesis protein CcdA, whose amino-acid sequence is MKKILTLALVFLAAIASAQIHNPVKWTTAVEKINDQEYTLITTATIEAGWKLYGQNIPPNGPVPTTFEYAKSADFELIGKTEESQPIVKQDKVFAMEIAYFYNKATFKQRIKVLNPIQTVKATVEFMCCNDSNCLPPDTADLEFLIGNTSSTGVTPQFTFGAGNNSVATATTATTVSASTTTKAPSTTPIHNQGIWSIFFLSFLSGFAALLTPCVFPMIPMTVSYFTKQSKSKAAGIKNAVSYGISIIVIYVLLGSVITAVFGSDALNAMASNFWFNFIFFLILVVFAISFLGAFEITLPSSWSTKIDAQADRSGFIGIFFMALALAIVSFSCTGPIVGSLLVQAASQGGIAPIMGMLGFSLAIALPFALFAAFPGWLHSLPKSGGWMNTVKVVLGFLELALAFKFLSIADLVWDLHWLEREVFIAIWIAVFGALSLYLFGKIRLPHDDATDRISVGRLLLGLVSLSFTVYLIPGLWGAPLSIISGFPPPQHYSESPYGVGHKGNTAATATPFTELPQGAHLFQPYDIVTFDDYQQGLEYAKQVGKPVLLDFTGRSCVNCRKMEDNVWGKPEVLNILKNEVVLISLLVDDKNELPENEVKPSKIREGKMIKTVGQKWSEFQALRYQSNSQPLYVLMGHDEQNLVDPVGYTPAVDKFSTWLRSGVSAFRK